One region of Armigeres subalbatus isolate Guangzhou_Male chromosome 3, GZ_Asu_2, whole genome shotgun sequence genomic DNA includes:
- the LOC134219609 gene encoding uncharacterized protein LOC134219609 yields the protein MKAFAVSFILCSLIAVALAGQGILLNATHPDHPGKCYDPTSKLVFDPDEEKSVPEACVQAYCSKDLSLTYTSCLLAVVDDPNCTKIKQDLTKKYPECCVRYKCVHDGKVSYH from the exons ATGAAGGCGTTTGCTGTGAGTTTCATCCTGTGCTCGTTGATCGCAGTAGCCCTTGCCGGTCAAGGCATCTTGCTGAATGCGACTCATCCAG ATCACCCGGGAAAATGCTATGATCCGACATCGAAATTGGTGTTCGATCCTGATGAGGAGAAATCTGTCCCTGAAGCGTGCGTTCAAGCTTATTGTTCCAAAGATTTGTCTTTGACATACACCAG CTGTCTGCTTGCGGTGGTAGATGACCCTAACTGCACTAAGATCAAACAAGATTTGACCAAGAAATACCCAGAATGTTGCGTCAGATATAAATGCGTTCATGACGGTAAAGTGAGCTATCACTGA